One window of the Granulicella arctica genome contains the following:
- the mdh gene encoding malate dehydrogenase gives MRKKVTIVGSGNVGATAAHWIAAKELADVVLLDVVEGVPQGKALDLLEAMPIEKRDCNIIGTNDYADSANSDIVVITAGIARKPGMSRDDLLNTNAKIMADVVGKVVAASPNTIIIVVSNPLDAMAQAAFKHSGFPRERVIGMAGVLDSARFRTFIAQELDVSVENVTAFVLGGHGDTMVPLSRYSTVAGIPITELIAPDRLKEIETRTANGGAEIVKYLKTGSAYYAPSAAATEMVEAILKDKKKILPCAAYLQGEYGITGLFVGVPCKLGAKGLEKIIEIKLTAEEQAALQKSADSVKELCTVIDVL, from the coding sequence ATGCGTAAGAAAGTAACCATCGTCGGATCGGGCAACGTAGGCGCAACCGCCGCTCACTGGATCGCCGCAAAGGAACTCGCTGACGTAGTCCTGCTCGACGTAGTCGAAGGCGTACCCCAGGGCAAGGCCCTCGACCTCCTCGAAGCCATGCCCATCGAGAAGCGCGACTGCAACATCATCGGCACCAACGACTACGCCGACTCCGCCAACTCGGATATCGTCGTCATCACCGCAGGCATCGCCCGCAAGCCCGGCATGAGCCGCGACGACTTGCTCAACACCAACGCCAAGATTATGGCGGATGTCGTCGGCAAAGTCGTAGCCGCGTCGCCGAACACCATCATCATCGTGGTTTCAAATCCCCTCGACGCCATGGCGCAGGCTGCGTTCAAGCACTCCGGCTTTCCCCGCGAGCGCGTCATCGGGATGGCCGGTGTCCTTGACTCCGCCCGCTTCCGCACCTTCATCGCGCAGGAACTGGACGTCTCCGTCGAGAACGTCACGGCCTTCGTCCTCGGCGGCCACGGCGACACCATGGTGCCGCTCTCCCGCTACTCCACCGTCGCCGGAATCCCGATCACCGAACTCATCGCCCCCGACCGCCTCAAAGAAATCGAGACCCGCACGGCAAACGGCGGTGCCGAGATCGTCAAATATCTCAAGACCGGCAGCGCCTACTACGCCCCCTCAGCAGCCGCGACCGAGATGGTCGAGGCCATCCTCAAAGACAAAAAGAAGATCCTTCCCTGCGCCGCCTACCTTCAGGGCGAGTACGGCATCACCGGACTCTTCGTCGGCGTTCCCTGCAAACTGGGCGCAAAGGGCCTCGAAAAAATTATCGAGATCAAGCTCACCGCCGAGGAGCAAGCTGCCCTCCAGAAGTCCGCCGACTCGGTCAAGGAACTCTGCACCGTTATCGACGTCCTCTAA
- the purB gene encoding adenylosuccinate lyase gives MIARYTRPEMGRIWSDENKYRCWLAVEVAASQALAKAGMVPQEAADAIRDKGNFTVERIQAIEDEVKHDVIAFTTTVAEYIGPESRWLHYGLTSTDVVDTAQALQLKEASAIIRAGIVRLGEVLKARAVEFKHTPSIGRTHGIHAEPTTFGLKLLLWYSETQRNLARFDAAAEDLRVGKLSGAVGTFGHLKPEHEEAICAALGLTPVDVATQVIQRDRHAAYVATLAVLVSTLDKIATEVRHLQRTEVREAEEFFSEKQKGSSAMPHKKNPITSEQISGLARVVRANAQVAFEDIALWHERDISHSSAERVILPDSTILADYLLAKTATLIEKLMVYPKRMLKNLESTGGLIFSGQLLLDLAESGMLREDAYRLVQSHAMRAWKEDLIFRDEIAKVPEITERLSPEKLARAFDYRRQLANVDAIFARVLGA, from the coding sequence TTGATCGCTCGTTATACCCGTCCTGAGATGGGCCGCATCTGGTCCGATGAGAATAAGTACCGCTGCTGGCTTGCTGTTGAAGTCGCGGCTTCGCAGGCGCTTGCCAAGGCAGGCATGGTGCCGCAAGAAGCGGCGGACGCGATTCGCGATAAAGGCAACTTCACGGTCGAGCGCATCCAAGCGATTGAAGACGAGGTGAAGCACGATGTGATTGCCTTCACGACGACGGTGGCCGAATACATCGGGCCGGAGTCACGCTGGCTGCATTATGGCTTGACCTCGACCGACGTGGTGGATACGGCGCAGGCGTTGCAGTTGAAGGAGGCTTCGGCGATCATTCGGGCTGGGATTGTACGGCTGGGTGAGGTGCTGAAGGCGCGGGCGGTGGAGTTCAAGCACACGCCTTCTATTGGACGGACACATGGCATTCATGCGGAGCCGACGACCTTCGGGTTGAAGCTTCTGCTCTGGTACTCCGAGACACAGCGTAATCTGGCGCGCTTCGATGCTGCGGCGGAAGACCTCCGTGTGGGTAAGCTTTCAGGCGCGGTGGGGACCTTTGGGCATTTGAAGCCAGAGCATGAAGAGGCTATCTGCGCAGCGCTTGGTTTGACGCCGGTCGATGTGGCGACGCAGGTAATCCAGCGCGACCGTCATGCGGCGTATGTAGCTACGCTGGCGGTGCTAGTGTCGACGCTGGACAAGATTGCGACGGAGGTGCGGCACCTGCAGCGCACCGAGGTTCGCGAGGCGGAGGAGTTCTTCTCGGAGAAGCAGAAGGGCTCGAGCGCCATGCCGCATAAGAAAAATCCGATTACGAGCGAGCAGATCAGTGGGCTGGCGCGGGTGGTGCGGGCGAATGCGCAGGTTGCGTTTGAAGATATTGCGCTGTGGCATGAGCGCGATATCTCGCACTCTTCGGCAGAGCGTGTGATCCTGCCGGATTCGACGATTCTGGCGGACTATCTGCTGGCGAAGACGGCCACGCTGATCGAGAAGTTGATGGTGTATCCGAAGCGGATGCTGAAAAACCTTGAATCGACGGGTGGGCTGATCTTTTCGGGGCAGTTGCTGCTGGACCTTGCTGAGTCGGGCATGCTGCGTGAGGATGCGTATCGACTGGTGCAGAGCCATGCGATGCGTGCGTGGAAGGAAGATCTGATCTTCCGGGATGAGATCGCGAAGGTGCCCGAGATTACGGAGCGACTGTCGCCGGAGAAGCTGGCGCGGGCGTTTGACTACCGGCGGCAGTTGGCGAATGTGGATGCGATCTTTGCGCGTGTGCTGGGCGCTTAG
- a CDS encoding type II toxin-antitoxin system VapC family toxin, producing the protein MFLLDTNVVSEMRKTRPHGGVLAWYGSHTPQSFYLPAVAFYELQAGVERTRTQDQAKADQIEAWIDRIVTTASIVSLDAVSARMTAKLMHGQSPDLFEDAMIAAIAKVNGLTVATRNVRHFKVFNVAIVDPFSFPM; encoded by the coding sequence GTGTTTCTACTTGATACAAACGTAGTTTCGGAGATGCGAAAGACTCGACCACACGGCGGAGTTCTAGCCTGGTACGGATCTCACACGCCTCAAAGTTTCTACTTGCCTGCCGTCGCATTCTACGAACTACAAGCCGGTGTCGAAAGAACACGAACCCAAGACCAAGCAAAAGCAGATCAGATCGAGGCATGGATCGATCGCATCGTGACAACCGCTAGCATCGTCAGCCTTGATGCAGTTTCCGCCCGCATGACAGCAAAGCTGATGCATGGGCAGTCTCCGGACCTGTTCGAAGACGCCATGATTGCCGCGATTGCTAAGGTGAACGGTTTGACCGTAGCGACTCGCAACGTCCGCCATTTCAAAGTGTTTAACGTCGCGATTGTCGATCCGTTCAGCTTCCCTATGTAG
- a CDS encoding type II toxin-antitoxin system Phd/YefM family antitoxin — MASWPLQDAKARLSEVVNAAKRDGPQIITRRGVEEAVVVPIDQWKELTRSVKPTLLEVLQSGPQFDLNIPPRGLVRMRKAVRF; from the coding sequence ATGGCTTCATGGCCACTGCAGGATGCGAAGGCTAGACTAAGTGAAGTTGTAAATGCTGCGAAGCGCGATGGGCCGCAGATTATCACTCGACGCGGCGTAGAAGAGGCTGTTGTTGTGCCCATCGACCAATGGAAAGAACTGACTCGCTCCGTAAAGCCGACGCTGCTGGAGGTGCTTCAATCCGGACCACAGTTTGACCTGAACATTCCGCCCAGAGGCCTTGTGCGTATGCGTAAGGCGGTCCGGTTCTAG
- a CDS encoding peptidylprolyl isomerase — protein sequence MILRSAFCSFALGFSAVALGQTPVTPPRTPPAATLPDLPDAPSTTTQAKAPAVPTGPTVVIDTTMGRMTCKLFDKEAPIASANFIGLADGSKEWIDPDTLKKVKGKSFYNGVTFHRVIPGFMIQGGDRMGTGTGDAGYFFQDEIDPSLQFDVPGRLAMANAGAGPTGGGTNGSQFFITEVPVPELNGKHTIFGQCDDHSVSVETLIAHVDRDSSDKPTVPVIITKITVVRDGQQIPPEPPIAKPAVAAPAAPVNLPLPH from the coding sequence ATGATTCTTCGAAGTGCGTTTTGTTCGTTTGCGCTGGGATTCAGTGCTGTTGCACTGGGTCAAACGCCGGTTACTCCACCTCGTACGCCACCTGCAGCAACTCTGCCAGATCTCCCGGATGCACCGAGCACGACGACCCAGGCGAAGGCTCCGGCTGTCCCTACCGGTCCAACGGTCGTGATCGATACGACGATGGGACGGATGACGTGCAAGCTGTTCGACAAGGAGGCTCCAATTGCTTCGGCCAACTTTATTGGGCTTGCTGATGGCTCGAAGGAGTGGATCGATCCGGATACCTTGAAGAAGGTGAAGGGTAAGTCGTTCTACAACGGAGTCACGTTTCATCGGGTCATTCCTGGGTTCATGATCCAGGGTGGCGACCGGATGGGAACAGGCACGGGCGATGCAGGCTACTTCTTCCAGGATGAGATTGACCCCTCGTTGCAGTTCGACGTTCCGGGACGGCTCGCGATGGCGAATGCTGGTGCTGGACCGACGGGCGGGGGAACGAATGGATCGCAGTTCTTCATCACCGAAGTGCCGGTTCCAGAGCTGAACGGGAAGCATACGATCTTTGGCCAGTGTGACGATCATAGTGTTTCGGTCGAGACGCTGATTGCGCATGTCGATCGGGATTCGAGCGACAAGCCGACTGTGCCTGTGATTATCACCAAGATCACCGTGGTGCGCGATGGACAGCAGATTCCACCAGAGCCGCCGATCGCCAAGCCGGCTGTAGCTGCTCCGGCTGCTCCTGTGAATCTTCCGCTTCCTCATTAG
- the tadA gene encoding tRNA adenosine(34) deaminase TadA, protein MTDLAHLELAIGEARAAEAAGEVPVGAVVVRDGEVLGVGRNRVIADSDPTAHAEMVAIRAAGLAIGNYRLEGCVLYCTLEPCAMCAGAILHARIARLVYAAADPKAGACGSVLEVMNHPRLNHRVEVSAGLLAEECGAMLTEFFRARRGRVV, encoded by the coding sequence ATGACGGATCTCGCACATCTTGAACTGGCGATTGGCGAGGCGCGAGCTGCGGAGGCTGCGGGTGAGGTGCCGGTTGGGGCAGTGGTGGTGCGGGATGGCGAGGTGCTTGGGGTGGGACGCAACCGGGTGATTGCGGACTCAGATCCTACGGCGCATGCGGAGATGGTGGCGATTCGGGCGGCGGGGCTGGCCATCGGCAACTATAGGCTGGAGGGCTGTGTTCTCTACTGCACGCTGGAGCCTTGTGCGATGTGTGCGGGGGCGATCCTGCATGCCCGGATTGCGCGGCTGGTGTATGCGGCGGCTGATCCGAAGGCTGGAGCTTGCGGGTCGGTGCTGGAGGTGATGAATCATCCGCGGCTGAACCATCGGGTGGAGGTGAGCGCGGGGCTGCTGGCGGAGGAGTGCGGGGCGATGCTGACGGAGTTCTTCAGGGCTCGGCGGGGGCGGGTGGTTTAG
- a CDS encoding glutaredoxin family protein, translating to MDLLLYSASWCRDCREAKRFLTKHNIPFKEIDIEATPGAAEQVIAHVGKRAIPQFVIDGKWVQPYRPGFGFLHDEMSELLGVTEAG from the coding sequence ATGGACCTGCTTCTGTATTCTGCCTCCTGGTGCCGCGACTGTCGTGAAGCAAAGCGCTTCCTGACCAAACACAATATTCCGTTCAAAGAAATTGATATCGAAGCTACTCCCGGTGCTGCGGAGCAGGTGATTGCTCATGTGGGCAAACGAGCGATTCCGCAGTTCGTGATCGACGGCAAGTGGGTGCAGCCCTATCGACCCGGGTTCGGCTTTCTGCACGACGAGATGTCGGAGTTGCTGGGCGTGACCGAGGCAGGCTGA
- a CDS encoding SDR family NAD(P)-dependent oxidoreductase, translating into MAGRLAGKVAIVTGSGSGIGQAIAERFAQEGADVVIDFRDHVAAAEETKAKIEAAGGKSVMVKADVSNLADTQNLVNQAWEQLGGCDILVNNAGIEKNAAFWDVTEADYDAVLNVNLKGAFFLTQAFVRKLRDAKKPGRVINMSSVHEDMVFPNFSTYCASKGGMRMVMRDLAVELGPLGITVNNIAPGAINTPINTALLADKPKLNALLANIPLGRLGSTADVASLAAFLASDEAGYVTGSTYVVDGGLMRNYHEQ; encoded by the coding sequence ATGGCGGGTCGTCTTGCGGGTAAGGTTGCGATTGTTACGGGTTCGGGATCGGGGATCGGTCAGGCGATTGCGGAGCGGTTTGCGCAGGAGGGCGCGGATGTTGTGATCGATTTTCGCGACCACGTGGCGGCGGCTGAGGAGACGAAGGCGAAGATCGAGGCGGCGGGTGGCAAGTCGGTGATGGTGAAGGCCGATGTCTCGAACCTGGCAGATACGCAGAACCTTGTGAATCAGGCGTGGGAGCAGCTTGGAGGCTGTGACATCCTCGTGAACAATGCCGGGATTGAGAAGAATGCTGCCTTCTGGGATGTGACCGAAGCGGACTACGATGCGGTGCTGAACGTGAATTTGAAGGGCGCGTTCTTTCTGACGCAGGCATTTGTTCGAAAGCTGCGGGACGCCAAGAAGCCCGGGCGCGTGATTAATATGAGTTCGGTGCATGAGGACATGGTGTTTCCGAACTTTTCGACCTACTGCGCGTCAAAGGGCGGCATGCGGATGGTGATGCGTGATCTTGCTGTTGAGCTTGGACCGCTTGGCATTACGGTGAACAACATTGCTCCGGGTGCGATCAATACGCCGATCAACACGGCGCTGCTGGCAGACAAGCCGAAGCTAAATGCCCTCTTAGCGAATATTCCTCTGGGTCGGTTGGGGAGCACCGCCGATGTCGCTTCGCTGGCGGCGTTTCTCGCTTCTGACGAGGCTGGCTATGTCACAGGTTCGACCTATGTGGTGGACGGTGGGCTGATGCGTAACTATCACGAGCAATAA
- a CDS encoding glutamine synthetase family protein, translating into MLNEFRNFLELPYAELEDLNLMAKDQRKNRVAADVIQEERLKYLTDEPRIKAVTVVFSDLEGRLHMLDYDKKFFVKGWDNLTFDGSSIRGFTAQRESDLRLGIDWSAFYWVPADIFGAGKVLVFGEVVDKNGGTYSADIRGVLKQFANEQYATNGYTLNAANEIEGFLFDGIDAERNFHETGSFEYVNTGGYYYSLPGDPLREFIDTAAEVQRAMGFENEKDHPEVAPSQFEINYTYGDVVTAADQIQLYKLICRQVATQMGMTASFLPKPVTGVNGSGMHTNVSITKNKKNLFWDPNGNEKVSKMAWQFVDRILTHGNDICLLLNASVNAYRRLDPHFEAPNQIKASATDRGSMVRIPIGNEKSARVEVRSVGPDANPYLVLYSVFKAGLHGETSKIKNLRQAERYLPDNVYTALEHFRGADFVTTMLGEDVKARYADLKQASADRCARLLGTIVKAPEVQFHHDVYNQLLWNKF; encoded by the coding sequence ATGTTGAACGAATTTCGCAATTTTTTGGAACTCCCCTACGCTGAGCTCGAAGACCTGAACCTCATGGCAAAAGACCAGCGGAAGAACCGCGTCGCCGCCGATGTCATCCAGGAAGAGCGTCTGAAGTACCTGACGGACGAGCCGCGCATCAAGGCCGTCACCGTCGTCTTCTCAGACCTCGAAGGCCGGCTGCACATGCTCGACTACGACAAGAAGTTCTTCGTCAAGGGCTGGGATAACCTCACCTTTGATGGCTCGTCGATCCGCGGCTTTACCGCCCAGCGTGAGTCCGACCTCCGCCTTGGCATCGACTGGTCCGCGTTCTACTGGGTCCCCGCAGACATCTTCGGCGCTGGCAAGGTCCTCGTCTTCGGCGAAGTCGTCGACAAGAACGGCGGCACCTACTCTGCCGACATTCGCGGCGTCCTTAAACAGTTCGCCAACGAGCAGTACGCCACCAACGGCTACACCCTCAACGCCGCCAACGAGATCGAAGGCTTCCTCTTCGACGGTATCGATGCCGAGCGCAACTTCCACGAGACCGGCAGCTTCGAGTACGTCAACACCGGCGGCTACTACTACTCGCTCCCCGGCGATCCCCTCCGCGAGTTCATCGACACCGCCGCCGAAGTCCAGCGCGCCATGGGCTTCGAGAACGAAAAGGACCATCCCGAGGTCGCCCCCTCGCAGTTCGAGATCAACTACACCTACGGCGATGTCGTCACCGCTGCCGACCAGATCCAGCTCTACAAGCTCATCTGTAGACAGGTCGCGACCCAGATGGGTATGACTGCCAGCTTCCTGCCCAAGCCCGTCACCGGCGTCAACGGCTCCGGCATGCACACCAACGTCTCCATCACCAAGAACAAGAAAAACCTCTTCTGGGACCCTAACGGCAATGAGAAGGTCTCGAAAATGGCCTGGCAGTTTGTCGACCGCATCCTCACCCACGGCAACGATATCTGCCTCCTGCTCAACGCCAGTGTCAACGCCTACCGCCGCCTCGACCCTCACTTCGAAGCGCCAAACCAGATCAAAGCCTCCGCAACCGATCGCGGCTCCATGGTTCGCATTCCCATCGGCAATGAGAAGTCGGCCCGCGTTGAAGTTCGCTCCGTCGGACCCGATGCAAACCCCTATCTTGTCCTCTACTCCGTCTTCAAGGCTGGCCTTCACGGCGAGACCTCGAAGATCAAGAACCTTCGCCAGGCCGAGCGCTACCTGCCCGACAACGTCTACACCGCTCTCGAGCACTTCCGCGGCGCAGACTTCGTCACGACCATGCTCGGTGAAGATGTAAAAGCCCGCTACGCCGACCTCAAGCAAGCATCTGCCGACCGCTGCGCCCGCCTCCTCGGCACCATCGTCAAGGCCCCCGAGGTTCAGTTCCACCACGATGTCTATAACCAGCTTCTGTGGAACAAGTTCTAG
- a CDS encoding YkgJ family cysteine cluster protein, protein MTAALSLVQIADAALADATKRGGRWLACRPGCSQCCVGVFPIGWQDADRLRAGLIELGASDPERAERVRGRAASALVRLDPWFPGDVVSGVLGESYEDAILFEEFANNEPCPALDLDTGTCDLYETRPILCRTFGPPMRTEEGNLATCELCFIGADTEETARCELDPAIPGLEEESNAAYDAETGRRGETLIAYALRGA, encoded by the coding sequence ATGACGGCCGCGTTGTCGCTGGTGCAGATTGCCGATGCGGCGCTGGCGGATGCCACGAAGCGGGGCGGGCGATGGCTGGCGTGCCGGCCGGGGTGTTCGCAGTGCTGCGTCGGTGTGTTTCCGATTGGGTGGCAGGATGCGGATCGGCTGCGGGCTGGGCTGATTGAGCTTGGGGCAAGTGATCCTGAGAGGGCGGAGCGGGTGCGGGGACGGGCAGCTTCCGCGCTGGTTCGGCTTGACCCCTGGTTTCCGGGAGACGTGGTGAGCGGCGTACTCGGCGAGTCGTATGAGGATGCGATTCTGTTTGAGGAGTTTGCGAACAACGAGCCTTGTCCGGCGCTCGATCTCGATACGGGAACGTGTGATCTCTATGAGACGCGGCCTATTCTTTGCCGGACGTTTGGGCCTCCGATGCGGACTGAGGAGGGAAATCTGGCTACGTGTGAGCTCTGTTTTATTGGAGCGGACACGGAGGAGACTGCGCGGTGTGAGCTTGATCCTGCGATCCCCGGGTTGGAGGAGGAGAGCAATGCGGCTTATGACGCAGAGACCGGGCGGCGGGGTGAGACCCTGATTGCGTATGCGTTGCGGGGAGCTTAG
- a CDS encoding agmatine deiminase family protein encodes MTTAQTPLELGYRMPAEWAPHAATWIAWPHNAEDWPGKFQPIPWVYAEIVRHLSCCEDVHILVNDVAAEKRANGMLMRAGANLARLHFHSWQTDRVWLRDSGPIFVKDAEDRLAVTNWKFNAWAKYDNWRRDDQIPHHVANHYGMVEFKPEIEGTRLVLEGGSIDTNGAGILLTTEECLLSEVQQRNPGVSREQLENAFAEYLGIEKTIWLHRGCAGDDTHGHVDDVTRFVGENTIVTAVEPNTADENHLPLAENLDRLRSATNLKGEAFEVLTLPMPSPVIFEGQRLPASYANLYIANETVLVPTFNDRNDRRALNILADCFPTREVVGIHAVDLVWGLGTLHCMTQQEPA; translated from the coding sequence ATGACGACTGCGCAAACGCCCCTGGAACTTGGATACCGGATGCCTGCAGAGTGGGCACCCCATGCCGCTACATGGATCGCGTGGCCGCACAATGCGGAGGACTGGCCGGGCAAGTTTCAGCCGATTCCTTGGGTGTATGCCGAGATTGTGCGCCATCTTTCGTGCTGCGAGGACGTGCACATCCTGGTGAACGACGTTGCGGCTGAGAAGCGGGCGAACGGGATGCTGATGCGGGCGGGAGCGAACCTGGCGCGGCTCCACTTCCACTCATGGCAGACGGATCGGGTGTGGCTGCGGGACTCGGGGCCGATCTTCGTGAAGGATGCGGAGGACCGGCTGGCGGTGACCAACTGGAAGTTCAACGCTTGGGCCAAGTATGACAACTGGCGGCGGGACGACCAGATTCCGCACCATGTAGCAAACCACTACGGCATGGTGGAGTTCAAGCCAGAGATCGAGGGAACGCGACTGGTGCTTGAGGGTGGGAGCATCGATACGAACGGGGCCGGCATCCTGCTGACGACTGAGGAGTGCCTGCTGAGCGAGGTGCAGCAGCGGAATCCTGGTGTGTCACGGGAGCAGCTTGAGAACGCATTTGCGGAATACCTGGGGATTGAGAAGACGATCTGGCTGCATCGCGGCTGTGCGGGCGACGACACGCATGGGCATGTAGACGACGTGACGCGGTTCGTCGGCGAGAACACGATTGTTACGGCGGTCGAGCCGAATACGGCGGACGAGAACCACCTTCCGCTGGCAGAGAATCTTGATCGGCTGCGGTCGGCGACGAATCTGAAGGGCGAGGCGTTTGAGGTGCTGACGCTGCCGATGCCTTCGCCGGTGATCTTTGAGGGACAGCGGCTGCCGGCGAGCTATGCGAACCTCTATATCGCGAACGAGACGGTGCTGGTTCCTACGTTTAATGACCGTAATGATCGGCGGGCTTTGAATATCCTTGCGGACTGTTTTCCGACGCGCGAGGTTGTGGGCATTCATGCGGTGGACCTGGTCTGGGGACTAGGGACGCTGCACTGCATGACGCAACAGGAGCCGGCATGA
- a CDS encoding peptidylprolyl isomerase has product MPTKPGTYATFKTSEGTVVCELFEADAPETVANFIGLAEGTKEWNSRTKKGAKLYDGSIFHRVIPQFMIQGGDPEGTGMGGPGYKFADETKGSKHGFQEKGKLAMANSGPNTNGSQFFITVADTSWLTGKHTIFGEVVEGYDVVEKISKVSKDGQDRPKTPVVLESVTIERVA; this is encoded by the coding sequence ATGCCAACGAAGCCAGGCACTTATGCAACATTCAAGACATCGGAAGGAACCGTGGTTTGCGAACTGTTTGAGGCGGATGCGCCAGAGACGGTTGCCAACTTCATCGGTCTTGCCGAGGGAACGAAGGAGTGGAACAGCCGCACCAAGAAGGGTGCGAAGCTGTATGACGGCTCGATCTTTCATCGCGTAATTCCGCAGTTCATGATCCAGGGCGGCGATCCGGAAGGTACCGGAATGGGCGGACCTGGTTACAAGTTTGCCGATGAGACGAAGGGGTCGAAGCATGGCTTTCAGGAGAAGGGCAAGCTGGCGATGGCGAACTCGGGTCCGAATACCAATGGCTCGCAGTTCTTCATTACGGTTGCCGATACAAGCTGGCTGACGGGGAAGCACACGATCTTCGGCGAAGTGGTCGAGGGATATGACGTTGTGGAGAAGATCTCGAAGGTGAGCAAGGATGGGCAGGATCGTCCGAAGACTCCGGTTGTTCTGGAGAGTGTCACGATCGAGCGGGTTGCTTAA
- a CDS encoding carbon-nitrogen hydrolase — protein sequence MAQAMKNKRVGLIQMACGVDTAANLDKAADKVREAARAGANVVCLPELFRAQYFCQREEHALFDTAEAIPGPSTERLGAIAKEEGVVVIASLFERRAAGLYHNTAAVLEADGSLAGKYRKMHIPDDPLYYEKFYFTPGDLGYKAFATTQGSVGTLVCWDQWYPEAARETALRGATTLFYPTAIGWHPSEKEEFGEAQYSAWQTIQRAHAIANGVYVAAVNRVGHEQGDVLHDGVMMKGPEGAGLQFWGGSFLADPFGRVVLQAPHDREDILIGEIDLKLLEDTRRNWPFLRDRRIDSYNGITSRFLD from the coding sequence ATGGCGCAGGCGATGAAGAACAAACGGGTGGGACTAATCCAGATGGCGTGCGGCGTGGATACGGCGGCCAATCTGGACAAGGCAGCGGATAAGGTGCGGGAGGCGGCGCGGGCCGGGGCGAATGTGGTTTGCCTGCCGGAGCTGTTCCGGGCACAGTATTTCTGCCAGCGTGAGGAGCATGCGCTGTTCGATACCGCAGAGGCGATTCCCGGGCCGAGCACGGAGCGGCTGGGTGCGATTGCGAAGGAGGAAGGCGTGGTGGTGATCGCTTCCCTGTTCGAGCGGCGGGCGGCGGGGCTGTACCACAATACGGCGGCGGTTCTGGAGGCGGATGGCTCGCTGGCGGGTAAGTATCGGAAGATGCATATCCCGGACGATCCACTGTATTACGAGAAGTTCTACTTCACGCCGGGGGACCTTGGATATAAAGCATTCGCTACGACGCAGGGGTCTGTGGGGACGCTGGTGTGCTGGGACCAATGGTATCCGGAGGCGGCGCGGGAGACTGCGCTGCGCGGGGCGACGACGCTCTTCTATCCGACGGCGATTGGCTGGCATCCGAGTGAGAAAGAGGAGTTTGGGGAAGCCCAGTACTCTGCGTGGCAGACGATACAGCGGGCCCATGCAATCGCGAATGGCGTGTATGTGGCTGCGGTAAACCGGGTGGGGCATGAGCAGGGAGACGTGCTGCACGACGGCGTAATGATGAAGGGGCCGGAGGGGGCGGGGCTGCAGTTCTGGGGCGGAAGCTTTCTGGCGGACCCGTTCGGGCGCGTGGTGTTGCAAGCTCCGCATGACCGCGAGGATATTCTGATCGGGGAGATCGACCTGAAGCTGCTGGAGGATACGCGGCGGAACTGGCCGTTTCTGCGGGACCGCCGCATCGATTCGTATAACGGGATTACGAGCAGGTTTCTGGACTAA